A single genomic interval of Anopheles darlingi chromosome X, idAnoDarlMG_H_01, whole genome shotgun sequence harbors:
- the LOC125956356 gene encoding mitochondrial coenzyme A transporter SLC25A42, with product MAASLKMLSNNIVSSSNSNAVTIDKSRSETDKLIDDASSNSRQYSESVSPPAFDSEQSRAPLANLNNRDVVITSLIAGAIAGALAKTTIAPLDRTKINFQINKDVPYTFRAALGFLKQTYSREGFLALWRGNSATMARIVPYSAIQFTAHEQWKKILQVDLHKDTEFRRFLAGSLAGITSQSLTYPLDLARARMAVTDKYSGYKTLREVFVKIWQCEGPRTLYRGYWATILGVIPYAGTSFFTYDTLKNEYYKRTGDKTPKTVISLTFGAIAGVIGQSSSYPLDIVRRRMQTTGVTAQCADQYLTIGRTLAKIYREEGVVGGFYKGLSMNWIKGPIAVGISFATYDHIKHLLRDVMQRDR from the exons ATGGCAGCTAGTCTGAAAATGCTATCGAACAACATAGTGTCTTCAAGTAATTCAAACGCTGTTACTATAGACAAGAGCCGTTCTGAAACTGATAAACTGATTGACG ATGCCTCGTCAAACAGTCGACAATATAGTGAATCAGTTAGCCCACCGGCATTTGATTCGGAGCAATCTCGTGCACCGTTAGCTAATCTGAATAACAGAGATGTAGTGATAACAAGCTTGATAGCAGGAGCCATCGCGGGAGCTTTAGCAAAGACAACTATCGCACCACTCGATCGgacgaaaattaattttcaaataaa caAAGATGTCCCTTATACGTTTCGTGCTGCCTTGGGCTTTCTGAAGCAAACCTATAGCCGGGAAGGCTTTCTAGCTCTTTGGCGCGGCAATTCTGCGACTATGGCACGAATAGTACCGTACTCAGCCATTCAGTTCACAGCACACGAGCAATGGAAAAAAATTCTGCAGGTCGATCTTCACAAAGA CACTGAATTTCGACGCTTTTTAGCTGGCTCATTGGCAGGCATTACTTCGCAGTCGTTGACGTATCCACTGGATTTAGCACGTGCGCGTATGGCGGTAACAGATAAATACTCTGGTTACAAAACTTTGCGTGAGGTCTTCGTAAAAATATGGCAATGCGAAGGACCTCGAACGCTATATCGTGGCTACTGGGCTACAATTCTTGGCGTTATTCCGTACGCAGGGACATCGTTCTTTACCTACGATACACTCAAAAATGAATACTACA AGCGTACTGGCGATAAAACGCCAAAAACTGTGATATCGCTTACGTTTGGAGCTATTGCTGGTGTAATCGGGCAATCTTCAAGTTATCCGTTAGATATTGTACGACGAAGAATGCAAACCACCGGCGTTACAGCGCAGTGCGCTGATCAGTACCTTACTATTGGACGAACGTTAGCAAAAATATACAG GGAGGAAggagttgttggtggtttctACAAAGGGTTGAGTATGAACTGGATCAAGGGGCCTATTGCAGTTGGAATAAGTTTTGCCACCTACGATCATATAAAGCATCTACTTCGAGATGTAATGCAAAGGGATCGGTAA
- the LOC125956388 gene encoding uncharacterized protein LOC125956388 codes for MSTPSQRDGIHIATLRRRMFKKSAFDLWKAECDQIGIATFCKDLDLTLGSGIALGLITELCGPPGSGRTQLCLQLCVTVQIPRALGGIEGRVAYLDTNYGFSTKRIREMGRACLEHCVKLTRARNMNPEEILAGVTEDSILDNVLYGHVQTTSHIFEAIAELQSKLFQGEKIQLIIIDSYSFLIRNTITNSLERVKVDHEILTLLHKLAHRFGCAVVITNDVTTDFSSVRKTNEEPLIVPALGDSHSHKINQRILLGRIESSDDPLHNGLYVASIEKSLFTPKVSVAFRIERHGIRNARKPARNGSESSKTSESNFTTRKSTKESVQANL; via the exons ATGTCAACCCCGAGCCAGAGAGACGGCATACATATAG CTACTTTGAGGAGAAGGATGTTTAAAAAATCGGCCTTCGATTTATGGAAGGCAGAATGCGATCAAATAGGCATTGCAACATTCTGCAAGGATCTCGATCTTACGCTCGGCAGCGGCATCGCGCTTGGATTAATTACGGAACTGTGCGGGCCTCCCGGTAGCGGTAGGACACAGCTTTG TTTGCAGCTTTGCGTAACTGTACAAATACCCCGAGCACTGGGAGGAATAGAAGGACGAGTTGCCTATCTGGACACCAATTACGGATTTTCTACGAAAAGGATACGAG AAATGGGAcgagcctgcttagagcactgtGTTAAGCTAACGCGAGCTCGTAATATGAACCCAGAGGAAATATTGGCCGGCGTTACGGAGGATTCCATCCTTGACAATGTTCTGTACGGACACGTTCAAACCACATCCCACATTTTCGAAGCAATCGCGGAACTTCAGAGTAAACTTTTTCAAGGAGAGAAG ATACAACTGATAATAATTGACTCGTACTCTTTTCTCATCCGCAACACGATTACCAATTCGCTTGAACGAGTGAAAGTTGACCACGAAATACTTACCTTGCTGCATAAGCTGGCACACCGTTTTGGATGCGCC GTTGTGATAACGAATGATGTGACGACCGACTTTTCGAGTGTGCgtaaaacgaacgaagaaccATTGATTGTGCCGGCACTTGGTGACAGCCACAGtcacaaaatcaatcaacggaTCCTACTTGGTCGGATTGAGTCGAGCGACGACCCGCTCCATAACGGATTATATGTGGCATCGATAGAAAAAAGTCTTTTCACACCTAAAGTGTCGGTTGCCTTCCGTATTGAACGCCACGGGATTCGAAACGCGCGAAAACCAGCGCGTAACGGAAGCGAATCTTCTAAAACTAgtgaaagcaattttactACACGAAAAAGTACAAAGGAATCCGTTCAAGCGAATCTCTAA
- the LOC125956160 gene encoding tau-tubulin kinase homolog Asator isoform X1, translating to MDDLLQAGHVVKERWKVLKKIGGGGFGEIYEGQDLITREQVALKVESARQPKQVLKMEVAVLKKLQGKEHICRFIGCGRNDRFNYVVMQLQGKNLAELRRSQARGAFSLSTTLRIGLQILKSIESIHSVGFLHRDIKPSNFAIGRLPLTSRRIYMLDFGLARQYTTGTGEVRCPRAAAGFRGTVRYASLNAHKNREMGRQDDLWSLFYMLVEFVTGQLPWRKIKDKEQVGMLKEKYDHRLLLKHLPSDFKYFLEHIQSLNYADKPDYAMLVSLFERCMKRRGVKETDPFDWENNADYSAGEAKVLNTAVPKSELIKKHKDIEMVEEKRKPNMDTAKVLHTEPIESMKPPNVNAHGHGLGTAGALKATQNNNNNINNNEPTEPEEHNRHHGDKGADGTLPSLVVVKGLISFPIHQNENPLVRAHTEVMTKPTKHGNSRLRILTAPPVNIKDFTSSIDSLHMSPQQQQQQQQQHSHNQQQHAANQQHSQPHPFHHHQPGDVNNVSLELKSKLLKTEVDELSYTPADGIMRDLAQHCQSATSGLSLTQKHQQQHQQQQQQQQQQQHHHQRQSLTLGKSLRSYASSTTANSSSNRYRNDDKSCRDYSITQHAIIDDDNASQHQTPKYQGALTLASQWKSQFDDSDDSTDGLWKGEQHSENASKKNYTNNLNKGTTGGGTSIITAAANQPQQNGQLNMATPSITSNNNKQMQQPNSTGNNEQNAVCAATTKAVIVAGNNGHGVEKEPAKRPAGVNQQREEEAEVAEEAAEDDDGAGVGVGAGTGKQQAEEEEEGEEEDLPQTPPPLPPLPPSIHRPNGLVGGSNEPLVAAPTASCNADMDGVGSAGDMVSVPDNPLPLPCTLTTRVSASILAVPLMGIDMNGEGSDERNEAGASTAALVHVTDGEDEGHSKGLAIGLLTGGGGSPPVPAFPPSPTVVAGGNGDLSGNLKS from the exons ATGGATGATTTGCTGCAGGCGGGGCACGTGGTCAAGGAGCGATGGAAG GTACTGAAGAAGATCGGAGGCGGCGGATTCGGTGAAATCTACGAGGGTCAGGATCTCATCACACGCGAACAGGTAGCTCTAAAGGTGGAGTCGGCCCGCCAGCCGAAGCAAGTGCTAAAAATGGAGGTGGCCGTGCTAAAGAAACTGCAAG GCAAGGAGCACATATGCCGCTTCATCGGTTGCGGACGGAACGATCGGTTCAACTATGTTGTAATGCAGCTGCAGGGCAAAAACCTCGCTGAGCTCAGGCGCTCCCAGGCACGCGGTGCCTTCTCACTCAGTACAACGTTGCGCATTGGCCTCCAAATActtaaatcgatcgaatcgatccatTCGGTCGGGTTTCTTCATCGTGATATCAAGCCC AGTAACTTTGCCATAGGAAGGCTACCGCTCACTAGTCGTAGAATCTACATGTTAGACTTCGGCCTAGCCAGACAGTACACCACTGGTACGGGTGAGGTTCGTTGTCCGCGTGCTGCGGCCGGCTTCCGTGGAACAGTCAG GTATGCTTCGCTGAATGCGCACAAAAATCGTGAAATGGGCCGGCAAGACGATCTGTGGTCATTGTTCTATATGCTTGTTGAGTTTGTTACCGGCCAGCTTCCATGGCGTAAAATTAAGGATAAAGAGCAA GTTGGAATGTTGAAAGAGAAGTATGATCATCGTTTGCTACTCAAGCACTTGCCTTCGGATTTCAAGTACTTTCTAGAGCATATTCAATCCCTCAACTACGCTGACAAGCCAGATTATGCG ATGCTAGTCTCTCTGTTCGAACGCTGCATGAAGCGCCGCGGCGTAAAGGAAACCGATCCGTTCGACTGGGAAAACAATGCGGATTACAGTGCGGGTGAAGCCAAAGTTCTTAACACAGCGGTACCAAAGAGTGAATTAATCAAAAAACATAAGGATATAGAAATGGTAGAG GAGAAACGTAAACCAAACATGGATACGGCCAAGGTGTTGCACACGGAGCCGATCGAGTCGATGAAGCCGCCGAATGTGAATGCCCACGGACACGGATTGGGCACTGCGGGCGCCCTCAAGGCAAcccaaaacaataacaacaacatcaacaacaacgagccaACTGAGCCGGAAGAGCACAACAGGCACCACGGGGATAAGGGTGCCGATGGCACACTgccgtcgttggtcgttgtCAAG GGGTTAATCTCTTTTCCTATTCACCAGAACGAAAACCCGTTGGTGCGGGCCCACACCGAGGTGATGACTAAGCCAACCAAGCACGGTAACAGCCGGCTCCGGATACTCACCGCACCACCGGTTAACATCAAAGACTTTACGTCGTCGATCGACAGCTTGCATATGTcaccccagcaacagcagcagcagcaacagcaacactcgcataaccaacaacagcatgctGCTAATCAGCAGCATTCACAGCCGCATCcgttccatcatcaccaaccggGCGACGTGAACAATGTGTCGCTAGAGCTGAAATCGAAATTGCTAAAGACGGAAGTGGACGAGCTGTCCTACACACCGGCGGACGGAATTATGCGTGATCTCGCCCAGCATTGCCAGTCGGCGACCAGTGGCTTGAGCTTGAcgcagaagcaccagcagcagcaccaacagcagcagcagcagcagcagcagcagcaacaccatcatcagcgccagAGCTTGACGCTTGGTAAGAGCCTGCGCTCGTATGCGAGTTCGACGACggccaacagtagcagcaaccgataCCGGAATGACGACAAAAGTTGCCGAGACTATTCGATTACGCAGCACGCCATCATCGACGATGATAACGCGAGTCAGCACCAGACGCCTAAATACCAGGGTGCTCTGACGCTGGCGTCCCAGTGGAAGAGCCAGTTCGACGATTCGGACGACTCAACCGACGGCCTCTGGAAGGGCGAACAACATTCCGAAAATGCATCGAAGAAGAACTACACCAACAACCTCAACAAGGGCACCACCGGTGGGGGTACCAGTATCATCACAGCCGCTGCAAACCAACCGCAGCAGAATGGGCAGCTAAACATGGCCACACCCTCCATCaccagtaacaacaacaagcagatGCAGCAACCGAATTCTACGGGCAACAACGAGCAGAACGCAGTGTGCGCGGCAACAACAAAGGCAGTAATAGTAGCTGGTAACAATGGCCACGGTGTCGAGAAAGAACCGGCCAAGAGGCCAGCCGGGGTTAATCAGCAGAGGGAAGAGGAGGCCGAGGTGGCtgaggaagcagcagaagacgatgacggtgctggtgtcggtgttggtgccggTACTGGTAAGCAGcaagcggaggaggaggaagagggggaagaggaggatcTGCCGCAGACACCTCCACCGCTGCCGCCCCTACCCCCATCGATCCACCGTCCGAACGGTCTGGTGGGCGGTAGCAATGAGCCACTAGTCGCCGCACCAACGGCATCTTGTAATGCAGATATGGACGGTGTGGGAAGCGCTGGCGATATGGTTTCGGTTCCGGACAATCCCCTCCCATTGCCGTGCACGCTAACTACGAGGGTTTCGGCTTCCATTCTGGCCGTACCATTGATGGGTATCGACATGAACGGCGAGGGAAGCGATGAGCGCAATGAGGCTGGTGCGTCCACCGCTGCCCTTGTGCATGTCACCGACGGTGAGGACGAGGGGCATTCGAAGGGCCTGGCAATAGGGCTgttgaccggtggtggtggtagtccgCCGGTGCCAGCGTTCCCGCCCAGCCCGACCGTCGTGGCCGGTGGTAACGGTGATCTATCTGGTAATCTCAAGTCTTAA
- the LOC125956160 gene encoding tau-tubulin kinase homolog Asator isoform X2, with protein sequence MDDLLQAGHVVKERWKVLKKIGGGGFGEIYEGQDLITREQVALKVESARQPKQVLKMEVAVLKKLQGKEHICRFIGCGRNDRFNYVVMQLQGKNLAELRRSQARGAFSLSTTLRIGLQILKSIESIHSVGFLHRDIKPSNFAIGRLPLTSRRIYMLDFGLARQYTTGTGEVRCPRAAAGFRGTVRYASLNAHKNREMGRQDDLWSLFYMLVEFVTGQLPWRKIKDKEQVGMLKEKYDHRLLLKHLPSDFKYFLEHIQSLNYADKPDYAMLVSLFERCMKRRGVKETDPFDWENNADYSAGEAKVLNTAVPKSELIKKHKDIEMVEEKRKPNMDTAKVLHTEPIESMKPPNVNAHGHGLGTAGALKATQNNNNNINNNEPTEPEEHNRHHGDKGADGTLPSLVVVKNENPLVRAHTEVMTKPTKHGNSRLRILTAPPVNIKDFTSSIDSLHMSPQQQQQQQQQHSHNQQQHAANQQHSQPHPFHHHQPGDVNNVSLELKSKLLKTEVDELSYTPADGIMRDLAQHCQSATSGLSLTQKHQQQHQQQQQQQQQQQHHHQRQSLTLGKSLRSYASSTTANSSSNRYRNDDKSCRDYSITQHAIIDDDNASQHQTPKYQGALTLASQWKSQFDDSDDSTDGLWKGEQHSENASKKNYTNNLNKGTTGGGTSIITAAANQPQQNGQLNMATPSITSNNNKQMQQPNSTGNNEQNAVCAATTKAVIVAGNNGHGVEKEPAKRPAGVNQQREEEAEVAEEAAEDDDGAGVGVGAGTGKQQAEEEEEGEEEDLPQTPPPLPPLPPSIHRPNGLVGGSNEPLVAAPTASCNADMDGVGSAGDMVSVPDNPLPLPCTLTTRVSASILAVPLMGIDMNGEGSDERNEAGASTAALVHVTDGEDEGHSKGLAIGLLTGGGGSPPVPAFPPSPTVVAGGNGDLSGNLKS encoded by the exons ATGGATGATTTGCTGCAGGCGGGGCACGTGGTCAAGGAGCGATGGAAG GTACTGAAGAAGATCGGAGGCGGCGGATTCGGTGAAATCTACGAGGGTCAGGATCTCATCACACGCGAACAGGTAGCTCTAAAGGTGGAGTCGGCCCGCCAGCCGAAGCAAGTGCTAAAAATGGAGGTGGCCGTGCTAAAGAAACTGCAAG GCAAGGAGCACATATGCCGCTTCATCGGTTGCGGACGGAACGATCGGTTCAACTATGTTGTAATGCAGCTGCAGGGCAAAAACCTCGCTGAGCTCAGGCGCTCCCAGGCACGCGGTGCCTTCTCACTCAGTACAACGTTGCGCATTGGCCTCCAAATActtaaatcgatcgaatcgatccatTCGGTCGGGTTTCTTCATCGTGATATCAAGCCC AGTAACTTTGCCATAGGAAGGCTACCGCTCACTAGTCGTAGAATCTACATGTTAGACTTCGGCCTAGCCAGACAGTACACCACTGGTACGGGTGAGGTTCGTTGTCCGCGTGCTGCGGCCGGCTTCCGTGGAACAGTCAG GTATGCTTCGCTGAATGCGCACAAAAATCGTGAAATGGGCCGGCAAGACGATCTGTGGTCATTGTTCTATATGCTTGTTGAGTTTGTTACCGGCCAGCTTCCATGGCGTAAAATTAAGGATAAAGAGCAA GTTGGAATGTTGAAAGAGAAGTATGATCATCGTTTGCTACTCAAGCACTTGCCTTCGGATTTCAAGTACTTTCTAGAGCATATTCAATCCCTCAACTACGCTGACAAGCCAGATTATGCG ATGCTAGTCTCTCTGTTCGAACGCTGCATGAAGCGCCGCGGCGTAAAGGAAACCGATCCGTTCGACTGGGAAAACAATGCGGATTACAGTGCGGGTGAAGCCAAAGTTCTTAACACAGCGGTACCAAAGAGTGAATTAATCAAAAAACATAAGGATATAGAAATGGTAGAG GAGAAACGTAAACCAAACATGGATACGGCCAAGGTGTTGCACACGGAGCCGATCGAGTCGATGAAGCCGCCGAATGTGAATGCCCACGGACACGGATTGGGCACTGCGGGCGCCCTCAAGGCAAcccaaaacaataacaacaacatcaacaacaacgagccaACTGAGCCGGAAGAGCACAACAGGCACCACGGGGATAAGGGTGCCGATGGCACACTgccgtcgttggtcgttgtCAAG AACGAAAACCCGTTGGTGCGGGCCCACACCGAGGTGATGACTAAGCCAACCAAGCACGGTAACAGCCGGCTCCGGATACTCACCGCACCACCGGTTAACATCAAAGACTTTACGTCGTCGATCGACAGCTTGCATATGTcaccccagcaacagcagcagcagcaacagcaacactcgcataaccaacaacagcatgctGCTAATCAGCAGCATTCACAGCCGCATCcgttccatcatcaccaaccggGCGACGTGAACAATGTGTCGCTAGAGCTGAAATCGAAATTGCTAAAGACGGAAGTGGACGAGCTGTCCTACACACCGGCGGACGGAATTATGCGTGATCTCGCCCAGCATTGCCAGTCGGCGACCAGTGGCTTGAGCTTGAcgcagaagcaccagcagcagcaccaacagcagcagcagcagcagcagcagcagcaacaccatcatcagcgccagAGCTTGACGCTTGGTAAGAGCCTGCGCTCGTATGCGAGTTCGACGACggccaacagtagcagcaaccgataCCGGAATGACGACAAAAGTTGCCGAGACTATTCGATTACGCAGCACGCCATCATCGACGATGATAACGCGAGTCAGCACCAGACGCCTAAATACCAGGGTGCTCTGACGCTGGCGTCCCAGTGGAAGAGCCAGTTCGACGATTCGGACGACTCAACCGACGGCCTCTGGAAGGGCGAACAACATTCCGAAAATGCATCGAAGAAGAACTACACCAACAACCTCAACAAGGGCACCACCGGTGGGGGTACCAGTATCATCACAGCCGCTGCAAACCAACCGCAGCAGAATGGGCAGCTAAACATGGCCACACCCTCCATCaccagtaacaacaacaagcagatGCAGCAACCGAATTCTACGGGCAACAACGAGCAGAACGCAGTGTGCGCGGCAACAACAAAGGCAGTAATAGTAGCTGGTAACAATGGCCACGGTGTCGAGAAAGAACCGGCCAAGAGGCCAGCCGGGGTTAATCAGCAGAGGGAAGAGGAGGCCGAGGTGGCtgaggaagcagcagaagacgatgacggtgctggtgtcggtgttggtgccggTACTGGTAAGCAGcaagcggaggaggaggaagagggggaagaggaggatcTGCCGCAGACACCTCCACCGCTGCCGCCCCTACCCCCATCGATCCACCGTCCGAACGGTCTGGTGGGCGGTAGCAATGAGCCACTAGTCGCCGCACCAACGGCATCTTGTAATGCAGATATGGACGGTGTGGGAAGCGCTGGCGATATGGTTTCGGTTCCGGACAATCCCCTCCCATTGCCGTGCACGCTAACTACGAGGGTTTCGGCTTCCATTCTGGCCGTACCATTGATGGGTATCGACATGAACGGCGAGGGAAGCGATGAGCGCAATGAGGCTGGTGCGTCCACCGCTGCCCTTGTGCATGTCACCGACGGTGAGGACGAGGGGCATTCGAAGGGCCTGGCAATAGGGCTgttgaccggtggtggtggtagtccgCCGGTGCCAGCGTTCCCGCCCAGCCCGACCGTCGTGGCCGGTGGTAACGGTGATCTATCTGGTAATCTCAAGTCTTAA
- the LOC125956270 gene encoding probable serine/threonine-protein kinase yakA encodes MFAWEIRDKLLADGICVHDNVPSVSSINRIVRNKAAEKAKYSSQRSDSSGLDSPRIMSRSNQQQQQSQQDCLNQQMQAEQEAMKSPQQQQQQQAENVASQSYSINGLLGLSQKSLSGSSSKRRRIKEDPDMKSTMLGCIKHDKDSKDLSADGMLHDGGINKQGAPGQEQQQQQQQDKGHDMFAGGVDFVSSLGMAQDDSPDHHQQQQSSPFGSMRSGRGSSMHSPIRSRENALFLLAGGGGGGGGGGAGGGEKPHKYHRTDEPMPTGVIVEDDSTARKHQQQQLQHQATAHQQQQQQQQQQQQQQQQQQQPSDVKTAYDKIISGELVAGGGTVKRNAASTATAEPATLTQSIEFLSDMNNNIAQNQHQSFASGTSSAYEGAYSAADSASVEAAAQAVHLNPHLAACSSNYSAFLQNTDQFAAAANPDLIFPSAAYTQYTTAPGYGSFNYNTSFASNNLCRDLGQIHYPDEQ; translated from the exons ATGTTCGCCTGGGAGATTCGGGATAAACTACTGGCGGACGGTATCTGCGTGCACGATAACGTGCCGAGCGTATCCTCCATTAACCG TATCGTGCGAAACAAGGCAGCGGAGAAGGCCAAATACAGCTCACAGCGCTCCGACAGCAGTGGGCTGGACAGTCCACGGATCATGTCgcgcagcaaccaacaacagcagcagagccaGCAGGACTGCCTCAATCAGCAGATGCAGGCGGAGCAGgaagcgatgaagtcaccacaacagcagcagcagcagcaggcggagaACGTTGCTTCACAGTCGTACAGCATTAATGGGCTGCTAGGTTTATCACAAAAGTCCCTGTCCGGCTCGAGCTCGAAACGGCGGCGCATCAAGGAGGATCCGGATATGAAGAGCACGATGCTTGGCTGCATCAAGCATGACAAG GATTCGAAGGACCTGTCGGCGGACGGGATGCTGCATGATGGTGGGATCAACAAACAGGGTGCTCCTGGtcaagagcagcaacaacagcagcagcaagacaaGGGCCATGATATGTTCGCCGGCGGGGTTGACTTTGTCAGCTCCCTCGGAATGGCACAGGATGACAGTcccgatcaccaccagcagcagcaatcgagtCCCTTCGGCAGCATGCGCAGTGGACGCGGTAGCTCGATGCACAGTCCCATTCGATCACGCGAGAACGCACTGTTTCTGCTAgcgggtggcggtggcggtggtggtggtggtggtgctggaggtggagAAAAGCCCCACAAATACCATCGCACCGATGAGCCCATGCCGACCGGGGTCATCGTTGAGGATGACAGCACGGCCCgcaaacaccagcaacagcaacttcaGCATCAAGCAActgcacaccagcagcagcagcaacagcagcagcagcagcagcagcaacaacaacagcagcagcaaccgagcgacGTGAAGACCGCGTACGATAAGATAATTTCCGGCGAGCTGGTAGCGGGCGGTGGAACGGTTAAGCGGAATGCGGCATCGACAGCGACTGCCGAACCAGCCACCCTGACCCAGTCGATCGAGTTCCTGAGCGACATGAACAATAACATCGCCcagaaccagcaccagagcTTCGCGTCCGGCACGTCGTCGGCTTACGAGGGCGCGTACAGTGCGGCCGACTCAGCATCCGTTGAGGCAGCTGCCCAGGCCGTCCACCTTAACCCGCACCTGGCCGCCTGTTCGTCCAACTACTCGGCTTTTCTGCAGAACACGGACCAATTCGCGGCGGCCGCCAATCCTGACCTCATCTTCCCGTCCGCCGCCTACACGCAGTACACGACCGCCCCCGGTTATGGCTCGTTCAATTACAACACGTCGTTTGCGAGCAACAACCTGTGCCGGGACCTGGGCCAGATACACTACCCCGACGAGCAATAG